A segment of the Candidatus Obscuribacterales bacterium genome:
TCCAAGCCATCCAAAGCCACGTGCCGATTGTGGTCGATGTGCGCATGGTGGCCATGGGCGTCGCTAGCACCGTAGCCCACACCGAATCACCCCTCTACTGTGCCCTTGATTTTGACGGCGAAGGCAGCACCCGCACCGCCGCCGGCATGGCCACCGTTGCCCGCCACTATCCCCACAGTATCTTTGTGATAGGCAACGCCCCCACCGCACTGCTGACCCTTGTGGACTTGATCCAAGC
Coding sequences within it:
- a CDS encoding precorrin-8X methylmutase is translated as MSRNVSSLHPITAQSFAIIDQEIGSHPWNAAEYAIVRRAIHSTADFDLSALFHFSSGAIAAGIQAIQSHVPIVVDVRMVAMGVASTVAHTESPLYCALDFDGEGSTRTAAGMATVARHYPHSIFVIGNAPTALLTLVDLIQA